The Salmo salar chromosome ssa04, Ssal_v3.1, whole genome shotgun sequence genomic sequence gatctttttggccttcctgtggcatcgtgtgctgtaggtgtcctggagggcaggtagtttgcccccggtgatgcgttgtgcagaccgcaccaccctctggagagccttgcggttgagggtggtgcagttgccgtaccaggctgtgatacagcccgacaggatgctctcgattgtgcgtctaaaagttttaggtgacaagccaaatttcttcagcctcctgaggttgaagaggcgctgttgtgccttcaccACACACTGGGTGgactatttcagtttgtctgtgacaagatcctcggcgtacacaactttccaccttctccactgctgtcccttcgatgtcgGTCCTGGAGGGCCAAAGCACATCTGGTTTTCATTCTTATCTTATAAGGGACTAATTTCTGGTCCTAGAAACCAGGTGAGTGCAATTAACTGACTGGTAGAAACAAACCAGAAGTGTTTTGCCCCTCCAGGACAGGAATTGAACAGCCCTGTTTAATGTCATAACACTATAAATAAGGAATCAATAACTATTTATATCTGCCAAATCATCTTCTGAAGCAGCTGCATTATAATATTAAGTCTGTCGCGAGAGACCAGTGTAAAAGTAATACTGTACCTcaatttgttttcttttttcccccacacaccccctcctttcctccctctacaGCCAAGCACCCGGAGATCAAGTCCTTGATGGGCCCTGACCCCCAGCTCAAGTGGGTGGTGACAGCCATGGTCCTGACCCAGGTGCTCTGCTGCTTCCTGGTACGTGACCTCAGCTGGAAGTGGCTCATCTTCTGGGCCTACATGTTCGGCGGTTGCATCAACCACTCCCTCACGCTCGCCATCCACGACATCTCGCATAATGTGGCCTTTGGGAATAAGGACGCGATGTGCAACCGCCTCTTTGGCATCTTCGCCAACCTACCAATTGGCGTGCCCTACTCCATCAGCTTCAAGAAGTACCATGTGGACCACCACCGTTACCTGGGTGGCCACGGACTTGACGTGGACGTCCCGACCCACCTGGAGGCTCGTCTCTTCAGCTCCCCCGCCCGCAAGATCCTGTGGCTCTTCCTGCAGCCGCTATTCTACGCGCTTCGTCCCCTGGTGGTCAACCCCAAGCCTGTAGGCAGGCTCGAGCTGTTGAATTTAATGGTGCAGCTAGCATTCAACACTTTCGTAGTGTACTTCTGGGGGATTAAGCCTCTGGTCTACCTGATAGCAGGTTCGCTGTTGTGTATGGGACTGCACCCGATCTCGGGGCACTTTATCGCCGAACACTATATGTACCTGAGCGGGATCGAGACGTACTCGTACTACGGGCCACTGAACTATATCACATTTAACGTGGGCTACCACATGGAGCACCACGACTTTCCCAGCATCCCCGGCAGCCGCCTCCCTCAGGTAACTCCATTTTTTAAAAaatctttatttcacctttatttacccaggtaggcaagttgagaacaagttctcatttacaactgcgacctggccaagataaagcaaagcagtgtgacacaggcaacagagttacacatggagtaaacaagccaataacacaaacaagtcaatgacacagtagaaaaaaagtctatatacagtgtgtgcaaaaggcatgaggaggtagacaacaaataggccatagtagcgaagaattacaatttagcagattaacactggagtgatagatgagcagatgatggtgtgtaagtagtgatactggtgtgcaaaagagcagaaaagtaaataaaaacagtatgaggtaggtagattggatgggctatttacagatggactatgtactgctgcagcgatcggttagctgctcagatagctgatgtttaaagttggtgagggaaatctaagtctccagcttcagcaatattttgcaattcgttccagtcactagcagcagagaactggaaggaaaggcggccaaatgaggtgttggctttggggatgatcagtgagatatacctgctggaacgtgtgctacgcgTGGGTGTTCCtattgtgaccagtgaactgggataaggtggagctttacctagcatagacttttttatagatgacctggagccagtgggtctggcgacgaatatgtagcgagggccagccgactagagcatacaggtcgcagtggtataaggtgatttggtaacgaaacggatagcactgtgatggactacatccaatttgctgagtagagtgttggaggctattttgtagatgacattgccgaagtcgaggatcggtaggatagtcagttttactagggtaagtttggcggcgtgagtgaaggaggctttgttgtgaaatagaaagcagagtttttgattggagatgtttaatctgagtctggaaggagagtttacagtctagccagacacctaggtatttatagttgtccacatattctaggtcagaaccgtccagggtggtgatgctagtcgggcgggtgcgggcagcgaacggttgaaaagcatgcatttggttttactagcgttttaagagcagttggagggcaTGGAAGGAGTGAAGGATAAACTGACTGATTGTTTAGGATGAAGGCGATTATAAGATATTAACTAGACTTGGTTCAAATACTTTAAATCCTTTTACTTTGTGTTTGCTTGAGTCTGCccggagtgccagatgggcaggtttgacattttgttttttaCTCTTTTTGTTTAATAAGCCAGACCACATCAAATGGGCACAGagaaagtatttgaaatgattttgaaGTAACCCTGGTCTGGATGTGAATTAGGATGTGAACTTATGTAGGATATCTATGGTGAAATGTAGCCACAGTTGTTTTCTGACTAATGTGCCCTCGGTATCATTCCATTTAGGGCAAACCCCTGGCCCTAATGATCGCTGAATCATATCAGTCACATGGCATTCAACTCTGAACCTTGCTGGCATTCCACTGACAATCGTTAAAGATTCAAGGCCCATATTCATATTGTCTCAGACTCGGAGTAAGtcacctgtccatataatcttatttatGATCTAAAAAGCAAAACTGATCCCAGGTCAGCACTGACAGACcgacatcaaagggacaatggataCCGAAAAAGTTACTTCAGTGGTGTGGTGAAACAGAACACATGAACGGCTAGATGGCTTCATCTTGACTGCTGTTATGGGTGGAAGCACAACGCTGAGCAATTAGCTCCTATTCCTAGTTTTAGCCCCACACACAAAGCTAGCTAAGGTCTGTATCGTTTGTGTACAGCGGTCATTAGGGAGGACTGGTGACACTCAAAACCACAGTTAATAAGAACCTCGGTCTTTGTAGTGATTGTAGAAGTGGAAA encodes the following:
- the LOC106603795 gene encoding sphingolipid delta(4)-desaturase/C4-monooxygenase DES2, which translates into the protein MGNTVTRDDFEWVYTEQPHCSRRKQILAKHPEIKSLMGPDPQLKWVVTAMVLTQVLCCFLVRDLSWKWLIFWAYMFGGCINHSLTLAIHDISHNVAFGNKDAMCNRLFGIFANLPIGVPYSISFKKYHVDHHRYLGGHGLDVDVPTHLEARLFSSPARKILWLFLQPLFYALRPLVVNPKPVGRLELLNLMVQLAFNTFVVYFWGIKPLVYLIAGSLLCMGLHPISGHFIAEHYMYLSGIETYSYYGPLNYITFNVGYHMEHHDFPSIPGSRLPQVKQMAPEFYDDLPQHDSWTRVLWDFVFCDSLGPYSRIKRTFPLAKQD